In Gadus chalcogrammus isolate NIFS_2021 chromosome 1, NIFS_Gcha_1.0, whole genome shotgun sequence, one DNA window encodes the following:
- the LOC130391564 gene encoding trafficking protein particle complex subunit 6b-like yields MADEALFQFLHSELIQYIYKSGANGETENGKNITKLEAMGFRVGQGLIERFTKETPRFKDELDVMKFICKDFWTCLFKKQIDNLRTNHQGIYVLQDNSFRLLSQLSAGKQYLEHAPKYLAFTCGLVRGGLSDLGLKSVVTAEVAGMPACKFQVMIQKA; encoded by the exons ATGGCAGACGAAGCACTTTTCCAGTTTCTGCACAGTGAATTAATACAGTACATTTATAAATCTGGTGCAAATGGAGAGACG GAGAATGGTAAAAACATCACCAAATTGGAAGCAATGGGATTCAGGGTCGGGCAAGGACTCATAGAGAG GTTCACCAAAGAAACGCCACGCTTTAAAGACGAGCTGGACGTTATGAAATTCATCTGCAAGGACTTCTGGACTTGTTTATTCAAAAAGCAAATTGATAACCTCAGAACCAACCACCAA GGGATCTACGTACTACAAGACAATAGCTTCCGATTACTCAGTCAGCTGTCAGCTGGGAAGCAGTATTTGGAACATGCCCCCAAG TATTTGGCGTTCACCTGTGGtctggtgaggggggggctgtCCGACCTTGGATTGAAGAGTGTGGTCACAGCCGAGGTGGCTGGCATGCCTGCAT
- the LOC130387170 gene encoding solute carrier family 2, facilitated glucose transporter member 1-like, which yields MECSDQLTLPLLFAVGTAVIGSLQFGYNTGVINAPQIIIEGFYNETWTSRYSEHISRTTLTTLWSTSVAIFSVGGIVGSFSMGLFVNRFGRRNSMLMANVLAFVAAAFMGLSKAAASWEMLIAGRFIVGLYSGLSTGFVPMYVGEIAPTPLRGALGTLHQLGVVLGILIAQIFGLEGLLGNASLWPLLLGFTCVPALVQCVLLPFCPESPRFLLINQNQESKARSVLEKLRGTEDVRDDMQEMQEESRQMAREPAVTIPELFTTPAYRQPIFIAIMLQLSQQLSGINAVFYYSTGIFLRAGVPHPVYATIGAGVVNTAFTVVSLFIVERVGRRSLHLVGLMGMAVSAVLITIAMALLDQLSWMSYVSIAAIFCFVAFFEIGPGPIPWFIVAELFSQGPRPAAMAVAGFSNWSANFLVGMGFQYVEQLCGPYVFIIFTVLLLGFFVFTYLKVPETKGRTFDEIASSFRHSASGESFGKYTTEEFNSDI from the exons ATCATCGAGGGCTTCTACAACGAGACGTGGACCAGCAGGTACTCGGAGCACATCTCCCGGACCACCCTTACCACGCTGTGGTCCACCTCCGTCGCCATCTTCTCCGTGGGCGGCATCGTTGGCTCCTTCTCCATGGGCCTCTTCGTCAACCGCTTTGGCAG GCGTAACTCCATGCTAATGGCTAACGTGCTAGCCTTCGTGGCGGCCGCCTTCATGGGCCTGTCCaaggcggcggcgtcctgggaGATGCTGATCGCGGGCCGCTTCATCGTGGGCCTCTACTCCGGCCTGTCCACGGGCTTCGTGCCCATGTACGTGGGGGAGATCGCCCCCACGCCGCTGAGGGGGGCCCTGGGCACGCTTCACCAGCTGGGGGTGGTCCTCGGCATCCTCATAGCACAG ATCTTCGGCCTGGAGGGCCTCCTGGGGAACGCGTCCCTGTGGCCCCTCCTGCTGGGCTTCACCTGCGTCCCGGCACTGGTGCAGTGCGTGCTGCTGCCCTTCTGCCCCGAGAGCCCCCGCTTCCTCCTCATCAACCAGAACCAGGAGAGCAAGGCGCGAAGCG TGCTGGAGAAGCTGCGTGGTACTGAGGACGTGCGTGACGACATGCAGGAGATGCAGGAGGAGAGCCGGCAGATGGCGAGGGAGCCGGCCGTGACCATCCCGGAGCTGTTCACCACGCCGGCCTACCGCCAGCCCATCTTCATCGCCATCATGCTGCAGCTCTCCCAGCAGCTGTCCGGTATCAACGCT GTGTTCTACTACTCCACGGGGATCTTCCTGCGTGCGGGGGTCCCACATCCCGTGTACGCCACCATCGGGGCGGGCGTGGTCAACACCGCCTTCACCGTCGTCTCG ctgtttATTGTGGAGCGTGTGGGCAGGAGATCTCTACATCTGGTCGGCCTGATGGGCATGGCTGTGTCTGCCGTGCTCATCACCATCGCCATGGCACTACTG GACCAACTGTCGTGGATGTCCTACGTTAGCATCGCGGCCATCTTCTGCTTCGTGGCCTTCTTTGAGATCGGCCCGGGGCCCATCCCCTGGTTCATCGTGGCGGAGCTCTTCAGCCAGGGGCCCCGGCCGGCAGCCATGGCCGTGGCCGGCTTCTCCAACTGGTCCGCCAACTTCCTTGTAGGCATGGGCTTCCAGTATGTGGAG CAACTGTGTGGCCCCTacgtcttcatcatcttcacgGTGCTGCTCCTGGGCTTCTTCGTGTTCACCTACCTCAAGGTGCCGGAGACCAAGGGTCGCACCTTCGACGAGATTGCGTCGAGCTTCCGTCACTCCGCGTCGGGCGAGTCGTTTGGGAAGTACACCACAGAGGAGTTCAACAGCGACATCTAG